CTCCGGCCGCGCCGCGATCGCGCGCCGCAAACGATCGATCCGCTGCTCTACCGCCGCCACCGGCACTCGCAGTTCGTGCCGCGGGACGCGCAGCAGCCGGTAGACGTCGTGCGTTCCCGCGGCCGCGACGAGTTCGTCGAACAGCGCGCGCGCGGTGAGGTGCGAGGTCAGGAACACGGTCTCGCGGCGATAGGCGTGGACGAGTTCCTCGCCGAGTTCCCGCGTGTACTGGGCGTCTCGCTGGGGGTCTTCCGCGACCTGGCCGCGCGCGTCGCACAGGTAGCGGCTCGGATCGACGAGGCGACCCCGCCGATCGCGCGACCGGCCGTCGTCGTCCACCTCGTTGCCGAACGGATCCATCGGCCGGCCGAACCGCAGCACCACGGACTCCTCGAGCGACAGCACACGGCGCAGAAACTGGACGATGCGGCCGACCTGCGAGAACTCGTCGTCCTCGATGATGTAGCGCTGGCGGCCCTGTTCGGCCAGGTGGTCGTCGACGAGCGTCTCGGCCTCGAGGACGAGGTGGTAGTTGATCGTCACCGGCACGACGTAGATCGGCCGCAGCGTGTGCGCAAACGCCTGCACGGACGTGCCGAGCAGGCCGAGTTTGAGCTTGCTCTCGACGTGGTTCGACCGGCAGCGCGTGCCGCCGGGGAAGAACAGCGAGTGGTAGCCATGCTCGAGCAGTACGGTCGAGTACTGCTTGAGCACATCTTTGTACAGCGAGAACTTCAGGCGCCGGTCCACCCTGTAGGCACCCAGGTTGTGCATGAAAAACGAGATGAGCCGGTTGGAAAACAGGTTCTTGCCGGCGCCGTACGTACACGGCGGCAGCCCCGACGTCTCGAGCGCGAAGCCGAGCACGATCGAATCCATGTTCGACGAGTGCGTCGGCGCGACGACGAGCGTTCCGTGTTCGGCGCACGTGCGCACGACGTCGACCGCGCCCTGGACTTGCACGCGATCTGCCAGGCGCGAGAGCCCGCCGAGCGCGTCGGCCCCGCCGAGCGGCGTGAAGGCGAGCCCGAGTGCCGTCGGCAACACGCCGCTGGCGAACCGGTAGACCCGCGGGTTGAAGTTGCCGACGACGTCGAGCGCGTAGTGGCGGGCGAGCCGCTCGAGTTCGCGGCGCTTGTCCGCCTCCGACATCGTGCCCAGGCGCGCCGCGAGGTCGTGCCAGCGGGCGTAGGCGCGCTGCGACTTCCGATCGGTGTACGCGGACAGGCGGCTCATCTCGCAGTAGGCCACCTCGTTGAGCACGTACTCGATCGATCGGTCTCCTCCCGCGGCGGCCGCGGCGAGCCGATCCGCGACCACTCGCCGGACCACCTCGTCGACGAGAGCGTCGCGATCGCGATTGAAGTGGACGAGACGGTTTTCCACGGCTCCCGGCACGATTCACTCCCCCTGGCGGCCCTCGATCGCCATCAACAACAAGACCGCGGCCATCCCCAGCCGGCGGTCGAGCGTGCGCTGCGGGTCCATGCTGAAGTCGACCTCCGCCTTGTACACGAACGGATTCCAGCTGCGGCGCACCGTGCCGGCGATCCCGGCCGGCGTGGCGATCTCGTACCGTTGCGGAACGATCCCGACCAATCGCCGCAACCACGCCCAGCCCGCTTCGGTCGCGCGCCCGATCGGTTGATCGTCCGCGTCGAGGATCTCCCACGTGTCCCGCACCAGTGACCGCCAACCGCGGCGGCGCAATGCGCCGACCTTCTCGCCGCGCTGCGCATCGACCACGTCGTAAGCCGCCGAGAAGTCGATGATGTTGCGGGCGCGAATGTGCAAAATGAGGTGCTTGCCGTCGCGATCCGCGTACGCGCGAATGTCCTCCCGCAGGCGAAACAGCTTTTGATGGCAGTACAGCAGCAGCCGCCCATCTGGGTCGAAGAACTCGTATTTCGGCGCGATCGCGAGGACTTTCCGGCGGACGACCACTCGGTCGACGGCCCACCACACCGGCCGGTCGAGCGCCGCGCTCCGGTGTTGCATCGCCGCGCAATCTAGTGCAGATTCGGCGTGGCGTCGAGGCTGTTCGTCGCCCGGAAGCCGGGGCCTGTGCTATGGTCGAAGGGACGTCGGCTCGCGGCAGGCCTCGCACGCCCGCCCGTCCTCTCCGGTTGGCCGAAGCGCTCGGGCGAGCGCAGCACCGTCCCAGGGAGCGTCCCTGACGAGGCCGCAAGCGAACGATGAACCCCCGCGCGGTGCGGACCACGCGAACGACAACTCCGGTGTCCACGAAACAGACAACGCCCTCGCCGGACGAACCGGCTCCCGATGCCCGCGGGACCGCACAACGCGCGACCGGCGGAAAGAAGACCGCGCGCGGCGGGCGGGCGCGCGCGGCCGGTGCCGACGGGGTAGCCGCGGTCGAAGCCGATACGACGGCGGCCGACACGACGGGCAAGGCGCGTCCCCGCGCGGCGTCGAAGGGCGCGCGTGCGAAGGCGACCGCGGCGAAGGCGACCGCGGCGAAGGCGACCAAGGCAAAGGCGACCGAGGCAAAGGCGACGAGGGCGAAGGCGACCGAGGCAAAGGCGACCGCGGCGAAGGCGACCAAGGCGAAGGCGACGAGGGCGAAGGCGACCGAGGCAAAGGCCACCGAGGCGAAGGCGACGAGGGCGAAGGCGACCAAGGCAAAGGCCACCGAGGCGAAGATCGCCGAGGCGAAGGCCGCCGAGGCGAAGGCCGCCGGCGCGAACGCGGCCCGATCGAGCGCCGCCGGCGGCGGCGCGGCTGCCGACGCCGCGGTTGAGCCGATCGGCGCCCCCCCGACCGATGCGGCGGCGAGCGGGCGCGCCGATCTCGCTGCGCCCGCGTCGCGCGGCGCGAAGGCCGCGCGCCCGCGCCCCGACGTCCCCGACGAGGTCAAGCGCGGGCGCTCGGACCGCCTCAACGCGCTGGTCGACGTCGCCCGTGCGCGGCTGGGCATCGACGATCTTCGCCCCGGCCAGGCGGAGGCGCTCGAACACATCCTCGCGGGCCGCGACGTCATCGCGGTCATGCCGACCGGCAGCGGCAAGTCTCTGCTGTACCAACTGCCGTCGCTCGCACTGCCCGGCCTCACCGTCGTCGTGTCGCCGTTGATCGCGCTCATCAAAGATCAGATCGACAAAATGGAGGCACTCGGCGTGCCGGTCGCGCGGATCGACTCGACGCTCACCACGCGCCAGCGCCGCAAGATGGACGACCTCATCCTCGCGCCCGGCGGCAAGCTCGTGCTCACGACGCCCGAGCGAATGGCCGACCCCGAGTTTCGCGCGTTCTTGCTGCGCGGCGCCGGCGGCGTGGGCGTATCCCTGTTTTGCGTCGACGAGGCCCACTGCGTGTCGCATTGGGGGCACGACTTCCGCCCGTCGTACCTGGTGCTCAAGCGCGCCATCCGGGATCTCGGTCGCCCGCAGGTGCTGGCGACCACGGCGACCGCGCCGCCGCACGTGCGCGAGGACATCAAGGAACAGCTCGAGATCCCGAACGCCGAGATCGTCACCACGACGTTCGACCGGCCGAACCTCCATTACGAGGTCATCGCGCTGCCCGGTGAGGACGACAAGAAGCGCACGCTGATCTCGCTGCTCAAGAAGCTGCCGCGCCCGGGCCTCGTGTATTGCGCGACGGTCCGCGCGGTCAAACAGCTCACCGAGGAGGTGGCCCGCCACGGCGTGCCGGTCGCGATGTACCACGGCCGCATGACCAAGAAGGAACGCACCGAGCAGCAGGAACGGTTCATGCCGCTGCGCAGCGACCTGGTCATGATCGCGACCAACGCGTTCGGCCTCGGAGTCGACAAGCCCGACATCCGCTACGTCATGCACTACCACGTGCCGGGGTCGCTCGAGCAGTACGCGCAGGAGGCCGGCCGCGGCGGCCGCGACGGCAAACCGACGCGCTGCGTGCTGCTGTTTTCGCCCGACGACGTCGCGATCCAGGAACACTTCCTCAAGGGCACCTATCCGAGCCGGCGCCAGGTGTGGGCGGTCATCCGCGCGCTCGAAGCGTGGGACGACCAGGAGGCGCGCGCACAACTGCTCGGCGGAGAGGTCGACCCGTCGGCCGCCAAACCGACGCTGGCGAACATCGCGATCGCCAGCAAGGTCGGCGCGCAGCGCACGCGCACGGTCCTCAACCTGCTGCAGGGCGAGGGCTGGGTCACCGAGAGCGACGACCACCTGTTTTCGCTGGCCGATCCGCCGCCCGACCCGAAATTGGTCAATGAACGGGCCAAGCAGTACGAGGCGAGGCGCATCGCGGACCGCCGTCGCCTCGAGGCGCTGCTCGATTACGTCGCGGCACCCGGCTGCCGCAGCCAGGTCATCCTCCGCTACCTCGGTGAGCCGGACCCGCCGGTCTGTGGCCGGTGCGACAACGACCTGCGGTCGAAGGAGGCGGCGCTCGCGGCGGCGCGCGAGGCGCTCGGACTCGAAAAGCGCGTCGTCGCCCACCTCGACGCGGAGGAACCGGTCGACGACAAGCCCAAGCGCGTCGTGCGGACCCGCGTGATCGACCTCGACGCGCTCGAGGCCGAGCAGACCGCGCAGCGGACCGCCGAGGCGAAGGCGGCGACGAGCGCGGCCGGCGCAGGCGATGCGACCGCTCCCTCGCCGACACGGCGCGCCGACGACGAGTTGCAGCGGCTGATCGCCGAGCAGGCGGCCGATGCCCGTGCCGACGGCGCCGCCCCCGCCCCGGCCAGCGCCACGGAGGCGGACGACGACTACGAGTACGAGTACGTCGACGAGGACGAGGAATTCGTCGACGAGGACGGTTACGAGTACGGCGAAGTCGAGATCATCGACCGGACGGCGGCCGAGATCGCCGAGGACGACGACGAACTTCCCGACGCCGAGATCACCATCCTCAAGCGCAAACACCGGGACAAACCACCGAAGCAGGCGGCGCCGCGACCGGACGACCGGCCCAAAAAGAAGAAGCGCCGGCGCCGGCGGCGCAAGAAGCCAGCGGGGATGCCGGCCGCGGACCAGTTCACCAGCCCGGTGATGGACAGCGAGGGCGCCGCACTGCACCGGCCGGTGCAGCTCGCGGAACCGGCCGAGGGCGCCGGCGGGCCGCTCGTCGAATACGTGCGTGGATCGCTGCGGATCAACTCGCAGCCGGTCGCGTCCGCTGCACCGACCGACTCGCCCGGCAAACGCAAGCGGCGCCGCAAGAAGCCGGGCCGGCCGCAGCCGTTCGCAGCCGGCGGTTCCGGCGGTCCGCCCCCCCGCGGCCCGGGCGCACTGCCCGCCGGTTCTGGAACTCCGGCGCACGCCTTCGGGGGCGACGGCGATGCGCAGCCTCGACCGAAGCGAAAAAAGAAGCGCCGCCGCCGGCGCCGCAACGGTGCAGGCGCGGCAACGGACGGGCCCGTGTCGTTCTTTTCGATCGCCCCGCCGCCCGGCAACGGCAACGGCACGTCGCCTCGCAAGAAACGGCGGCGGCGCCGCCGCGGCCCGCGCCCCGGCGCCCCGGCCGAACCGCCGGCCGAGTGACGCCGCGCCGCCTGGCCTCGCACTGCGATCCGCGGCGCGCCGCCCGGCGGCCTACGCACCGGCGTCGTACTCGAGCCGCACCTCGGCCACCTCGGCGACCGCCTCCGCCATGCGCATCAGGCGAGCGACCCGGCGCGCCTCGTCCAGATAGATCGGCTCGCCGACGCGGCGCTCGATGAACGCCACGTAGCGCGACCTCACGCCCGGCTGCGCCGCGACCACGACGGCGCGCAAGTGAAACAGCGGCACGCGCTCGGCGCGGCGCAGACCGGCCACCCGGTGTTCGTACACCAGCGTGCCGGCCTCGCGGTCGAGGACCAGCCGGCGCTGGAGCGTCGCAAGCACCGCGCCGAGCGCGACGGCGGCCGCGGGCGCGATCGTCCACCAGGGATCGATCGCGTGGGCCGCGGGCAACGCCGCGGCACCGAGCGCGAGCAGTCCCCAGCCGCACGCCCGGGTAGCGCGCGACAGCTCCAGCACCACGCGGCGGTCGCTCCGCTCGGCCATGCGCAGCGATCCGATCCAATCGCTCACACTCCGAGAGTAGCAGCCGGGGCCGCTTCGAGGTACCGTGCCCGCATGTCCGGTGCGTTCGTTCGCTTGGCCTGCGCCGCGCTGCTCGCGGCGAGCACGGCGTGTGGCTCCCGGGAGTCCTCCGAGCCGGCCCAGTCGGCGGCGGGAACACCACAGACGGCGTCCAGCGAGTTGGTCGGCGTCCATCCGACGGTGTTCCAGTGCGACTCGATCACGCCGGCGGACGCGATCGGCCGCGCCGTCGGCGGCCGCGTCGAGGCGATGCCGCCGATGTTCGAACCGCCGCGGGGAACGCCGAAGCCGTGCGACTACCGCCAGGTCGACGCCCCGCCGGCCGCCGTACAGGACGGCGCTCCCGCACCCGCGCAGCGGATGTGGAGCATCCGCTACGACTGCCGAGACGACTTCGTGCCGATCACCGAGCGCGAAATGAAGCGTCTCGTCGACGCCGAGGGCGCCACGCGCGTGCAGGTCGGCGCGTGGGGCGTCGACCATCGCGACGCGGCTCTCGTGTTCCGCGACGACGACGCGCCGTGCACCGTCCGCATCGTCGGCCCGGGCGCGGCCGAACGACTCGCGATCGCGCAGCTCGTCGCCCGCGGCCTCACGCCGAAGACGGCGCCGATGACGCCGCGCGCCGCCCGCTGACCCGTGCCCGCGGCCGCCGCTCGCGGTTGCGATCCTCGATCGCGCCGGCGGCACCGCGGCCGATCCGTTGCGATGCGCAGCCGCCCGCCCGCCGACCCGACCGCCGCGATCCCGCCGCGAGGATTTGCGGCCGCGGTGCCCGCGTGACCGTCCGACACGAACTGCGTGCGCTCGGTCGGCTCGCCGCGCCGATCGCGCTGGCCAACCTCGGCGGCCAGTTGCTCGCGTTCGTCGACATGGTGATGCTGGGCCGCTACCACAGTGCGGCGCTGGCGGGCGCGGGGATCGCGAGTACGGTCATCCTGATGGTGCAGGTCGTCGGCATGGGCGCGGTCCTCG
This DNA window, taken from Deltaproteobacteria bacterium, encodes the following:
- a CDS encoding ATP-dependent DNA helicase RecQ, whose product is MSTKQTTPSPDEPAPDARGTAQRATGGKKTARGGRARAAGADGVAAVEADTTAADTTGKARPRAASKGARAKATAAKATAAKATKAKATEAKATRAKATEAKATAAKATKAKATRAKATEAKATEAKATRAKATKAKATEAKIAEAKAAEAKAAGANAARSSAAGGGAAADAAVEPIGAPPTDAAASGRADLAAPASRGAKAARPRPDVPDEVKRGRSDRLNALVDVARARLGIDDLRPGQAEALEHILAGRDVIAVMPTGSGKSLLYQLPSLALPGLTVVVSPLIALIKDQIDKMEALGVPVARIDSTLTTRQRRKMDDLILAPGGKLVLTTPERMADPEFRAFLLRGAGGVGVSLFCVDEAHCVSHWGHDFRPSYLVLKRAIRDLGRPQVLATTATAPPHVREDIKEQLEIPNAEIVTTTFDRPNLHYEVIALPGEDDKKRTLISLLKKLPRPGLVYCATVRAVKQLTEEVARHGVPVAMYHGRMTKKERTEQQERFMPLRSDLVMIATNAFGLGVDKPDIRYVMHYHVPGSLEQYAQEAGRGGRDGKPTRCVLLFSPDDVAIQEHFLKGTYPSRRQVWAVIRALEAWDDQEARAQLLGGEVDPSAAKPTLANIAIASKVGAQRTRTVLNLLQGEGWVTESDDHLFSLADPPPDPKLVNERAKQYEARRIADRRRLEALLDYVAAPGCRSQVILRYLGEPDPPVCGRCDNDLRSKEAALAAAREALGLEKRVVAHLDAEEPVDDKPKRVVRTRVIDLDALEAEQTAQRTAEAKAATSAAGAGDATAPSPTRRADDELQRLIAEQAADARADGAAPAPASATEADDDYEYEYVDEDEEFVDEDGYEYGEVEIIDRTAAEIAEDDDELPDAEITILKRKHRDKPPKQAAPRPDDRPKKKKRRRRRRKKPAGMPAADQFTSPVMDSEGAALHRPVQLAEPAEGAGGPLVEYVRGSLRINSQPVASAAPTDSPGKRKRRRKKPGRPQPFAAGGSGGPPPRGPGALPAGSGTPAHAFGGDGDAQPRPKRKKKRRRRRRNGAGAATDGPVSFFSIAPPPGNGNGTSPRKKRRRRRRGPRPGAPAEPPAE